The genomic stretch CTAATAAAGCTTGGGTTGAAGGAAATACCATTCCATGAGCCAAACCAAATAAAATACTGGGAAGAAATAGCAACCAAATATTATGAATTAATGGTGTAATAATTAAAGCAGTAGCATACACAATAAATGAAGCTTTAATGAGAGTTACTTCAGACAAAAATCGGGCAAATAATCCTAATTGAGATGAGACAAATGCCAAAGAAAGAGCCATACTCGCTAAAATAATTCCTATGACAAAATGAGAAGCACCTAATTGAGCATCCGCTAATAAAGGGATATAGGTGAAGTAGGGACCAAATAAGAGAATAAACAAAGCAACAACCGCTATTAATAAGCCTATCACTTGGCGATTATTAATACTATTCCAAATATTCCCTAAATAGCTTTTTAATTCAAATGTTTCGGATTGAGGTCGATGAGGAATTCTCAAAAAAAATAACACAAAAAAACTAAGAGGAACTGCCATCAAAGGTAATAAAAAAGGATAACGCCATCCCCAAGTAGTTAACCCTCCACTAATTAAAGGATAAATTGCTAAACTAAGACCAATACTGGTGGCATTAAAAGCCATCGCTGCTGTTAGTAATTTACCTCGATAAAGGTCACTAATTAAGGTTAAAGCTAATGACTCTAATGGTGCAGCACCAACTCCCTGAAGA from Aphanothece sacrum FPU1 encodes the following:
- a CDS encoding MFS transporter, with the protein product ILADRYGRKQILVPALLLFAIAGMVCSLAANFRTLIEFRFLQGVGAAPLESLALTLISDLYRGKLLTAAMAFNATSIGLSLAIYPLISGGLTTWGWRYPFLLPLMAVPLSFFVLFFLRIPHRPQSETFELKSYLGNIWNSINNRQVIGLLIAVVALFILLFGPYFTYIPLLADAQLGASHFVIGIILASMALSLAFVSSQLGLFARFLSEVTLIKASFIVYATALIITPLIHNIWLLFLPSILFGLAHGMVFPSTQALLGELAPQEYRAGFMAVNATVLSLGQALGPILAGGMFTIWGMQGVFYSSAIFALTVLIFLNFLLIRLRTSQ